From a single Candidatus Hydrogenedentota bacterium genomic region:
- a CDS encoding metallophosphoesterase family protein: MSTLKVRTFALPLYFPVLLFSVLLAMDVRAFTPPEADPSLAAFRILPYLQEPACTGMRINWFTTVGEPGTLQVSPEGGAGDVREITSTPVPMAEALYSALEESERPQFSDMFANANFKHSILLEGLQPGTKYMYSVRQGESTFSATFRTAPAPDQAERLRIIAFADSETDPEGRVTFRSWEPAFQHPDGTGRPADVTKYLVTETEGFIENLKVIDARQPDLVMLAGDIVQGGGYQRAWDEFFFHTAGKFGTLMTHTPLLLAMGNWETFGARNGEYAPEAVHASRRKSLAHIDGAPNNNPKYDNAYYRTDYGPVTILTLDSTNGVPDDTDFDTNINIDMATYPGDDQPDLNPGSDQWNWTMEQLQDARGKGQVIFVQFHHVPYSSGGHILPVSMKDSSGQAGVPMRAYTPSFQEYGVAAVLCGHNETFERSRVGDVLFYDAGVAGDGIAGPEDVKDPRCANPWQQWIAHKNDPELWKGRQLVQGGRHYGHVEIDLARQGTGWDITLTAVHTFPVNDESGKVTGFERREYSDKVRLHMERDGTRTFRN; the protein is encoded by the coding sequence ATGAGCACCTTGAAAGTCCGCACCTTTGCGCTTCCCTTGTATTTTCCTGTTCTGCTGTTTTCAGTCTTGCTCGCGATGGACGTGCGTGCCTTTACGCCCCCCGAAGCCGACCCGAGTCTGGCGGCGTTTCGCATTCTGCCCTATCTACAGGAGCCGGCATGCACGGGCATGCGGATCAACTGGTTCACCACCGTCGGGGAGCCTGGGACCCTGCAGGTGTCGCCGGAGGGCGGTGCCGGCGATGTGCGGGAGATCACGAGCACGCCTGTACCCATGGCCGAGGCCCTCTATTCGGCACTGGAGGAATCGGAGCGGCCGCAGTTTTCAGACATGTTTGCCAATGCGAACTTCAAGCACTCGATCCTGCTGGAGGGACTTCAACCCGGTACGAAGTACATGTATTCGGTGCGCCAGGGCGAAAGCACCTTCAGCGCGACGTTTCGAACCGCGCCCGCGCCGGACCAGGCGGAGCGGCTGCGCATCATTGCGTTCGCGGACTCTGAGACGGATCCGGAAGGGCGAGTGACGTTCCGCTCGTGGGAGCCCGCCTTTCAGCACCCCGACGGCACGGGGCGTCCTGCGGATGTGACAAAGTACCTCGTGACGGAGACGGAAGGCTTTATTGAAAACCTGAAGGTCATCGATGCGCGCCAGCCCGATCTGGTGATGCTGGCGGGCGATATCGTGCAGGGCGGCGGCTATCAGCGCGCCTGGGATGAATTCTTCTTTCACACCGCGGGGAAGTTCGGCACCCTGATGACCCACACGCCCCTGCTGCTGGCGATGGGCAATTGGGAAACCTTTGGCGCGCGCAACGGCGAGTATGCCCCGGAAGCCGTCCATGCCAGCCGGCGGAAGTCGCTGGCTCACATCGACGGCGCGCCAAACAACAACCCGAAGTATGACAATGCCTACTATCGGACCGACTACGGTCCCGTCACGATCCTGACGCTGGACTCGACGAACGGAGTGCCCGACGATACGGATTTCGACACGAACATAAACATCGATATGGCGACCTATCCCGGCGATGACCAGCCGGATTTGAATCCGGGCTCGGATCAGTGGAACTGGACCATGGAGCAACTCCAGGACGCCCGTGGGAAGGGCCAGGTGATCTTCGTGCAATTCCACCATGTGCCCTATTCAAGCGGCGGGCATATTCTGCCCGTGTCCATGAAAGACAGCAGCGGCCAGGCCGGCGTGCCCATGCGCGCCTACACACCGTCCTTTCAGGAATATGGTGTGGCCGCGGTGCTCTGCGGGCATAACGAGACCTTCGAGCGCTCCCGCGTGGGCGATGTGCTCTTCTATGACGCCGGCGTGGCGGGTGACGGTATCGCCGGACCGGAGGACGTGAAGGATCCGCGCTGCGCCAACCCATGGCAGCAGTGGATTGCCCACAAGAACGACCCCGAATTGTGGAAGGGCCGGCAACTGGTCCAGGGCGGGCGCCACTATGGCCACGTGGAGATCGATCTCGCACGACAGGGAACTGGCTGGGATATTACCCTGACGGCGGTGCATACCTTTCCGGTGAACGACGAATCCGGTAAGGTGACCGGCTTCGAGCGCCGCGAGTATAGCGACAAGGTGCGCCTGCACATGGAGCGGGACGGCACGCGGACATTCAGGAACTGA
- a CDS encoding MFS transporter, producing the protein MSVLVALSLSHMLNDTIQALIPAMYPVFKESYRLTFTEIGLITLTFQLSSSLLQPLVGLYTDRNPKPYSLAAGMGITLVGLLFMSRAASFHAILVAAALIGTGSSIFHPEASRLAHMAAGKRHGFAQSLFQVGGNFGSSLGPLLAAWIIVPRGQHAVAWFSIVACIGIVLLSAVGRWYAARLHAGRAKSGAKAAPRKFQLSRSRTIVALGVLVILIISKYFYLISLTNYYTFYLIQKFGVSVQASQVYLFIFLFAIAAGTIAGGPLGDHFGRKAVIWVSILGVAPFSLALPHMGLAGTVILSIFAGLILASAFSAILVFAQELVPGRVGLVAGLFFGFAFGVSGIASAALGKLADLTSIDYVFHVCAWLPLLGLLAAFLPGTRKRVDS; encoded by the coding sequence ATGAGCGTCCTGGTGGCCCTGAGCCTGTCCCACATGCTCAACGACACGATTCAGGCCCTGATTCCCGCCATGTACCCCGTGTTCAAGGAAAGCTACCGGCTCACCTTCACCGAAATTGGCCTCATTACGCTTACGTTCCAACTGTCCTCCTCCCTGCTCCAGCCGCTGGTGGGGCTCTATACAGACCGCAACCCCAAGCCCTACTCCCTCGCGGCCGGCATGGGGATTACCCTCGTGGGGCTGCTCTTCATGTCCCGCGCGGCATCCTTTCATGCAATCCTCGTGGCGGCGGCCCTGATTGGCACCGGCTCGTCCATCTTCCACCCCGAAGCTTCGCGCCTCGCCCATATGGCCGCCGGAAAACGCCATGGTTTCGCCCAGAGCCTCTTTCAGGTCGGCGGTAACTTCGGGAGTTCGCTGGGTCCCCTCCTGGCCGCGTGGATCATCGTGCCCCGGGGACAGCACGCCGTCGCCTGGTTCTCCATCGTCGCCTGCATCGGCATCGTGCTCCTTTCCGCCGTGGGCCGCTGGTACGCCGCGCGACTCCACGCGGGCCGGGCCAAGTCGGGAGCGAAAGCAGCCCCGCGAAAGTTTCAGCTCAGCCGCAGCCGCACCATAGTGGCCCTCGGTGTACTGGTCATACTCATCATTTCGAAGTACTTCTACCTCATCAGCCTCACCAACTATTACACCTTCTACCTCATCCAGAAATTCGGGGTGTCGGTTCAGGCCTCCCAGGTCTACCTCTTCATCTTTCTGTTTGCCATCGCGGCCGGAACTATCGCTGGCGGCCCCCTGGGCGATCACTTCGGTCGCAAGGCGGTCATCTGGGTCTCCATACTCGGCGTGGCCCCCTTCTCTCTGGCCCTTCCTCACATGGGCCTCGCGGGAACGGTCATCCTGAGTATATTTGCCGGTCTCATACTTGCGTCGGCTTTCTCGGCTATTCTCGTCTTCGCCCAGGAGCTCGTACCCGGACGCGTCGGTCTCGTCGCGGGACTCTTCTTTGGATTCGCCTTCGGCGTCAGCGGCATCGCCTCCGCCGCCCTGGGCAAGCTCGCCGATTTGACCAGCATCGACTACGTGTTTCACGTGTGCGCCTGGCTGCCGCTACTGGGGCTATTGGCGGCCTTCCTGCCGGGAACGAGGAAGAGAGTTGATAGTTGA
- a CDS encoding Rieske (2Fe-2S) protein encodes MAKKHKKVEEAPSEHEFDEILGRREFTRTAVAGVGACYLTAIGYPVYRYLATPAREAASLAAVSEVALPKGDIPEPGAALMFRFGTKPALLIHHSDGSMVCFDAICTHLACTVQFQPEEGRIFCACHGGQYDMRTGANVAGPPPKPLKSYTVEVNDENVIIRRA; translated from the coding sequence ATGGCTAAGAAACACAAGAAAGTGGAAGAGGCTCCGTCCGAACACGAGTTCGACGAGATCCTCGGCAGGCGGGAATTCACCCGCACCGCGGTCGCGGGCGTCGGGGCCTGCTACCTGACGGCAATCGGCTACCCCGTCTATCGTTATCTGGCCACGCCGGCCCGCGAGGCGGCCTCGCTGGCCGCGGTGTCGGAAGTCGCACTGCCGAAGGGCGATATCCCGGAACCCGGTGCGGCGCTCATGTTTCGCTTCGGCACGAAACCAGCGCTGCTCATCCATCACTCGGATGGCAGCATGGTCTGCTTCGACGCTATTTGCACGCACCTCGCGTGCACGGTCCAGTTCCAGCCTGAGGAGGGGCGCATCTTCTGCGCATGCCACGGCGGCCAGTACGACATGCGCACCGGCGCCAATGTGGCCGGGCCGCCGCCGAAGCCCCTGAAGTCCTACACTGTGGAGGTGAACGATGAAAACGTCATCATCCGCCGGGCCTGA
- a CDS encoding phytanoyl-CoA dioxygenase family protein — translation MNATRDAADYYRDHGYYCHAAPVLSPGEIDATLRGMERVRDGHYETGIPPEDSPWKPGNDPRTLCKIEMAQQCNRAIMAAVANPRLGEVAAGITGASMIQAWWVQLLIKPPVAPEGDFKTNVGWHQDFQYWDCWEEGSEVFTAWLALSDVTEEAGCMHFVPGSHTRGLLGQGDFYGQDLEAQSHGIRVPDGKVWSEASGALPPGGVSFHHSLTLHASGPNRSGMPRCSLAIHLRTEKSRPKNGERKGLAEFIDDSSRCPILFGG, via the coding sequence ATGAACGCCACACGTGATGCCGCCGACTATTATCGGGATCATGGCTACTATTGCCATGCCGCGCCCGTGCTTTCACCCGGAGAGATTGACGCCACCCTCCGCGGGATGGAGCGGGTGCGCGATGGTCACTACGAGACGGGCATTCCCCCGGAGGACTCGCCCTGGAAGCCGGGCAACGATCCGCGCACGCTCTGCAAGATCGAGATGGCCCAACAGTGCAATCGCGCAATCATGGCGGCGGTTGCGAATCCGCGGCTGGGAGAGGTGGCCGCAGGTATCACCGGCGCTTCGATGATTCAGGCGTGGTGGGTGCAGCTCCTGATCAAGCCTCCCGTTGCGCCCGAGGGTGATTTCAAGACGAACGTGGGCTGGCACCAGGATTTTCAGTATTGGGATTGCTGGGAGGAGGGGAGCGAGGTATTTACCGCCTGGCTGGCCCTGAGTGATGTGACGGAGGAGGCGGGCTGTATGCACTTTGTTCCGGGATCCCACACAAGGGGTCTGCTGGGGCAGGGCGACTTCTACGGGCAGGATCTCGAAGCCCAGTCCCACGGGATTCGCGTGCCCGACGGCAAGGTGTGGTCGGAGGCATCGGGCGCGCTTCCGCCGGGCGGCGTGAGCTTTCACCACAGTCTCACGCTCCACGCGAGCGGGCCGAACCGCAGCGGGATGCCGCGCTGCAGCCTGGCAATTCACCTGCGCACGGAGAAATCCAGGCCGAAAAACGGCGAGCGGAAAGGGCTCGCCGAATTCATCGACGATTCCTCACGCTGTCCGATCCTCTTCGGAGGGTGA